A part of Perca fluviatilis chromosome 15, GENO_Pfluv_1.0, whole genome shotgun sequence genomic DNA contains:
- the srebf1 gene encoding sterol regulatory element-binding protein 1 isoform X2, which produces MNGLSFDDPSLDNLDPTLSLNDPSDIDTALLNDIDDMLQLISNQDMEFGGLFDNPPYTVPPPTQELPGLTQSITSPAPPTTTTTPPPSSSSSILSSSPHLDALLGPPITRSSSTPDKAFQPPTFQQSPLAQVPNSTQRQQQQPASPQQAQSLKQPQVEQPQPILSPSSPAQAASPHGSPATNPVFSSMPQALFTSPAPQTPTPPQPQLQLQTQLQPQSQSQPVQTNYSNHISYTTASVSQPTAILSSSPPNVQPVTIQAHLPGLTTTSPLLATSASPPVQTIAPHIQQVPVLLQPQFIKAESLLLTTLKHDPCMVTTMASSLATTTPVQSTSLQAFMGGGTILTTVPVMVDTDKLPINRIAISGKPVGLPHKGEKRTAHNAIEKRYRSSINDKILELKDLVAGTEAKLNKSAVLKKAIDYIRYLQQTNQKLKQENMAFKMAAQKNKSLKDLVAMEVDGPADVKNELPTPPASDVGSPSSFSHCSSDSESDSPMGEDTKPSVGMLDRSAAGGSAGGMLDRSRMALCTFTFLFLSLNPLAALLCSSGSSSVGSPSATATHHAGRSVLGVDIAADSWGWMDWMLPTILVWLLNGILVSGVLIRLLVYGEPVTRPHSGSSVLFWRHRKQADLDLARGDFAQASQNLWTCLKALGRPLPISQLDLACSALWSLLRFCLQRLWVGRWLAARAGGLRSDRPLKEDACKSSRDASLVYHRLHQLHMTGKLNGSHLSAVHMALSAVNLAECAGSCLPVASLAEVYVSAALRVKASMPRILHFTSRVFLSSARQACLSSSGSVPPAMQWLCHPLGHRFFVDGDWAIRSTPKESIYSQAGNTGSVGTLAVDPLAQVTQAFREHLLEKALYCVAQPHGEKSPSQGEGEYADALEYLQLLISASDAAGATSQSFAIGSNMATVTGCDPHSKWWSSVTVVIINWLQGDDAAAERLYPTVEHLPRSLQNAESLLPKACLNTFRAVRALLSKPENCQLSLSYSDKASALLRDSLNLGPHCHSSSLDKVVQLLLCDLLLVMRTNVWRLQQQGAGPAGSGLVSSSGPLGVHQASPPELQGFQQDLSSLRKLAHSFRPAMRRLFLHEATARLMAGASPTRTHQLLDRSLRRRATPGAKTEECETRPGQREQAEAVMLACRYLPPSFLSAPGQRVGMLADAARTLEKLGDKRTLHDCQQMIIKLGSGTTVTNS; this is translated from the exons ATGAACGGCCTGTCTTTTGACGATCCTTCGTTGGATAATCTGGATCCAACACTGTCGCTTAATGACCCCAGCGATATTGACACGGCCCTCTTAAACGACATTGATG aCATGCTACAGCTCATCAGCAACCAGGACATGGAGTTTGGAGGACTGTTTGATAACCCTCCATACACAGTGCCTCCTCCCACCCAAGAGCTTCCTGGTTTGACCCAGTCCATCACCTCACCTGCCCCTCCAACCACCACTACCACACCTCCACCTTCATCTTCCTCTTCCATCCTAAGCAGTAGCCCCCACCTGGATGCACTCCTGGGCCCTCCCATCACCCGTAGTTCCTCCACGCCAGACAAGGCCTTCCAGCCTCCCACCTTCCAGCAGTCCCCCCTGGCCCAGGTGCCCAACTCCAcacagaggcagcagcagcagccagccTCCCCACAGCAGGCTCAGAGCCTCAAACAGCCCCAGGTGGAGCAGCCCCAACCCATTCTCAGCCCGTCCTCCCCCGCCCAGGCAGCTTCACCTCATGGCTCACCAGCAACGAACCCAGTTTTTAGCTCCATGCCCCAGGCCCTCTTCACCTCGCCTGCACCTCAGACTCCGACTCCTCCTCAGCCccagctgcagctgcagacaCAACTTCAGCCCCAGTCTCAGTCACAACCGGTCCAGACCAACTACAGCAACCATATCAGCTACACAA CTGCCAGTGTGAGCCAACCCACAGCCATCTTGTCATCATCACCTCCAAATGTTCAGCCAGTGACCATCCAGGCTCATCTCCCAGGGCTGACCACCACTTCTCCTCTCCTGGCCACGTCAGCGAGCCCGCCAGTTCAAACCATTGCACCCCACATACAGCAAGTACCT GTGTTGCTTCAACCCCAGTTCATCAAGGCTGAGTCTCTGCTGCTGACCACTCTGAAGCACGACCCCTGCATGGTCACTACTATGGCCTCATCCCTGGCCACCACCACCCCAGTACAGAGCACTTCATTGCAG GCCTTTATGGGTGGTGGCACCATCCTGACCACAGTGCCTGTCATGGTGGACACTGACAAGCTGCCTATCAACCGCATCGCCATCAGCGGTAAGCCGGTGGGCCTGCCACACAAGGGAGAGAAGCGCACAGCCCACAACGCCATCGAAAAGCGCTACCGCTCCTCAATTAATGACAAAATCCTCGAGCTCAAAGATCTGGTGGCTGGTACTGAGGCCAAG CTCAACAAGTCTGCAGTGCTGAAGAAAGCCATCGACTACATCCGTTACCTTCAGCAGACCAACCAGAAACTCAAACAGGAGAACATGGCTTTTAAAATGGCAGCCCAGAAAAACA AGTCTCTCAAGGACCTGGTTGCCATGGAAGTGGATGGACCGGCTGATGTGAAGAACGAGCTGCCCACCCCGCCAGCCTCTGACGTGGGCTCCCCCAGCTCTTTCTCACACTGTAGCAGTGACTCAGAGTCTGACAGTCCGATGGGGGAGGACACTAAG CCTAGTGTGGGCATGTTAGACAGATCGGCAGCAGGAGGCAGTGCTGGCGGCATGTTGGACCGTTCCCGCATGGCTTTGTGCACcttcaccttcctcttcctctccctcaaCCCTCTGGCTGCCCTGCTCTGCTCATCCGGCAGCAGCTCAGTTGGAAGCCCCTCAGCCACTGCCACCCATCACGCAGGAAGAAGCGTCCTGGGTGTGGATATCGCAG CGGACTCATGGGGCTGGATGGACTGGATGCTGCCAACTATACTGGTGTGGCTACTGAATGGTATTCTGGTGTCAGGGGTTCTGATCCGACTGTTGGTGTATGGAGAGCCTGTAACCAGACCTCACTCTGGATCCTCTGTCTTGTTCTGGAGGCACCGCAAGCAGGCTGACCTGGACCTAGCTAGA GGAGATTTTGCCCAGGCCAGTCAGAACCTGTGGACCTGTCTGAAGGCTCTAGGTCGTCCTTTACCTATCTCTCAGTTGGACCTAGCCTGTTCTGCGCTCTGGTCCCTGCTAAGATTCTGCCTCCAGCGCCTTTGGGTGGGCCGCTGGCTGGCTGCCAGGGCTGGGGGGCTGCGATCTGACCGCCCCCTGAAGGAGGACGCCTGCAAAAGCAGCCGTGACGCCTCCCTTGTTTACCACCGCCTGCACCAGCTTCACATGACAG GTAAGCTGAATGGTAGCCATCTGTCAGCAGTGCACATGGCTCTAAGTGCGGTAAACCTGGCAGAGTGTGCTGGCTCCTGTCTGCCTGTAGCCAGTCTGGCTGAGGTCTACGTCTCTGCAGCTCTACGGGTCAAAGCCAGCATGCCAAGGATCCTGCATTTTACCTCT CGTGTGTTCCTGAGCAGTGCCCGTCAGGCGTGCCTGTCGTCCAGTGGCAGTGTGCCTCCAGCTATGCAGTGGCTGTGTCACCCGCTAGGTCACCGCTTCTTTGTGGATGGGGATTGGGCTATTCGCAGCACTCCCAAAGAAAGCATCTACAGCCAAGCTGGCAATACTG GGTCTGTTGGTACTCTTGCAGTGGATCCTCTGGCCCAGGTGACTCAGGCATTCAGGGAACACCTCCTGGAGAAAGCTCTTTACTGTGTGGCCCAGCCTCATGGAGAGAAAAGCCCCAGTCAGGGAGAGGG GGAGTATGCTGATGCCCTGGAGTACCTCCAGCTGTTGATTAGTGCGTCAGATGCAGCTGGTGCCACCTCCCAGTCCTTTGCTATTGGCTCCAACATGGCCACTGTAACTG GCTGTGACCCCCACTCAAAGTGGTGGTCCTCAGTTACCGTGGTGATCATCAACTGGCTCCAGGGAGATGATGCCGCGGCAGAGAGACTGTATCCGACTGTTGAGCACCTACCCCGCAGTCTGCAGAACGCAGA GAGTCTTCTGCCCAAGGCGTGTCTGAACACATTCAGGGCGGTGCGGGCTCTGCTGTCCAAGCCTGAAAACTGCCAGCTGAGTCTGAGCTACAGTGACAAGGCCAGTGCCCTGCTTCGAGACAGCCTCAACCTAGGACCACACTGTCACAGCTCCAGTTTAGACAAG GTTGTCCAGTTGCTCTTGTGCGATCTCTTGTTGGTGATGAGGACCAACGTGTGgcgcctgcagcagcagggggccgGTCCTGCCGGGTCAGGGTTGGTGAGTAGCAGCGGCCCCCTGGGGGTCCACCAGGCCTCCCCGCCGGAGCTCCAAGGCTTTCAGCAGGATCTCAGCTCCCTACGCAAGCTGGCACACAGCTTCAGGCCTGCAATGCGAAGA TTGTTTCTTCATGAAGCCACTGCCAGGCTGATGGCAGGGGCCAGTCCCACCCGCACACATCAGCTCCTGGATCGCTCGCTGCGACGCAGGGCAACGCCCGGAGCCAAGACAg agGAGTGTGAGACGCGGCCAGGCCAGCGGGAGCAGGCAGAGGCTGTGATGCTGGCGTGCCGCtaccttcctccctcctttctgTCAGCCCCCGGCCAAAGGGTGGGCATGCTGGCGGATGCAGCCCGCACCTTGGAGAAGCTGGGAGACAAGAGGACCCTCCACGATTGCCAGCAAATGATCATCAAGCTGGGCAGCGGCACCACCGTAACCAACAGCTAG
- the srebf1 gene encoding sterol regulatory element-binding protein 1 isoform X3 translates to MNGLSFDDPSLDNLDPTLSLNDPSDIDTALLNDIDDMLQLISNQDMEFGGLFDNPPYTVPPPTQELPGLTQSITSPAPPTTTTTPPPSSSSSILSSSPHLDALLGPPITRSSSTPDKAFQPPTFQQSPLAQVPNSTQRQQQQPASPQQAQSLKQPQVEQPQPILSPSSPAQAASPHGSPATNPVFSSMPQALFTSPAPQTPTPPQPQLQLQTQLQPQSQSQPVQTNYSNHISYTTASVSQPTAILSSSPPNVQPVTIQAHLPGLTTTSPLLATSASPPVQTIAPHIQQVPVLLQPQFIKAESLLLTTLKHDPCMVTTMASSLATTTPVQSTSLQAFMGGGTILTTVPVMVDTDKLPINRIAISGKPVGLPHKGEKRTAHNAIEKRYRSSINDKILELKDLVAGTEAKLNKSAVLKKAIDYIRYLQQTNQKLKQENMAFKMAAQKNKSLKDLVAMEVDGPADVKNELPTPPASDVGSPSSFSHCSSDSESDSPMGEDTKQPSVGMLDRSAAGGSAGGMLDRSRMALCTFTFLFLSLNPLAALLCSSGSSSVGSPSATATHHAGRSVLGVDIAADSWGWMDWMLPTILVWLLNGILVSGVLIRLLVYGEPVTRPHSGSSVLFWRHRKQADLDLARGDFAQASQNLWTCLKALGRPLPISQLDLACSALWSLLRFCLQRLWVGRWLAARAGGLRSDRPLKEDACKSSRDASLVYHRLHQLHMTGKLNGSHLSAVHMALSAVNLAECAGSCLPVASLAEVYVSAALRVKASMPRILHFTSRVFLSSARQACLSSSGSVPPAMQWLCHPLGHRFFVDGDWAIRSTPKESIYSQAGNTVDPLAQVTQAFREHLLEKALYCVAQPHGEKSPSQGEGEYADALEYLQLLISASDAAGATSQSFAIGSNMATVTGCDPHSKWWSSVTVVIINWLQGDDAAAERLYPTVEHLPRSLQNAESLLPKACLNTFRAVRALLSKPENCQLSLSYSDKASALLRDSLNLGPHCHSSSLDKVVQLLLCDLLLVMRTNVWRLQQQGAGPAGSGLVSSSGPLGVHQASPPELQGFQQDLSSLRKLAHSFRPAMRRLFLHEATARLMAGASPTRTHQLLDRSLRRRATPGAKTEECETRPGQREQAEAVMLACRYLPPSFLSAPGQRVGMLADAARTLEKLGDKRTLHDCQQMIIKLGSGTTVTNS, encoded by the exons ATGAACGGCCTGTCTTTTGACGATCCTTCGTTGGATAATCTGGATCCAACACTGTCGCTTAATGACCCCAGCGATATTGACACGGCCCTCTTAAACGACATTGATG aCATGCTACAGCTCATCAGCAACCAGGACATGGAGTTTGGAGGACTGTTTGATAACCCTCCATACACAGTGCCTCCTCCCACCCAAGAGCTTCCTGGTTTGACCCAGTCCATCACCTCACCTGCCCCTCCAACCACCACTACCACACCTCCACCTTCATCTTCCTCTTCCATCCTAAGCAGTAGCCCCCACCTGGATGCACTCCTGGGCCCTCCCATCACCCGTAGTTCCTCCACGCCAGACAAGGCCTTCCAGCCTCCCACCTTCCAGCAGTCCCCCCTGGCCCAGGTGCCCAACTCCAcacagaggcagcagcagcagccagccTCCCCACAGCAGGCTCAGAGCCTCAAACAGCCCCAGGTGGAGCAGCCCCAACCCATTCTCAGCCCGTCCTCCCCCGCCCAGGCAGCTTCACCTCATGGCTCACCAGCAACGAACCCAGTTTTTAGCTCCATGCCCCAGGCCCTCTTCACCTCGCCTGCACCTCAGACTCCGACTCCTCCTCAGCCccagctgcagctgcagacaCAACTTCAGCCCCAGTCTCAGTCACAACCGGTCCAGACCAACTACAGCAACCATATCAGCTACACAA CTGCCAGTGTGAGCCAACCCACAGCCATCTTGTCATCATCACCTCCAAATGTTCAGCCAGTGACCATCCAGGCTCATCTCCCAGGGCTGACCACCACTTCTCCTCTCCTGGCCACGTCAGCGAGCCCGCCAGTTCAAACCATTGCACCCCACATACAGCAAGTACCT GTGTTGCTTCAACCCCAGTTCATCAAGGCTGAGTCTCTGCTGCTGACCACTCTGAAGCACGACCCCTGCATGGTCACTACTATGGCCTCATCCCTGGCCACCACCACCCCAGTACAGAGCACTTCATTGCAG GCCTTTATGGGTGGTGGCACCATCCTGACCACAGTGCCTGTCATGGTGGACACTGACAAGCTGCCTATCAACCGCATCGCCATCAGCGGTAAGCCGGTGGGCCTGCCACACAAGGGAGAGAAGCGCACAGCCCACAACGCCATCGAAAAGCGCTACCGCTCCTCAATTAATGACAAAATCCTCGAGCTCAAAGATCTGGTGGCTGGTACTGAGGCCAAG CTCAACAAGTCTGCAGTGCTGAAGAAAGCCATCGACTACATCCGTTACCTTCAGCAGACCAACCAGAAACTCAAACAGGAGAACATGGCTTTTAAAATGGCAGCCCAGAAAAACA AGTCTCTCAAGGACCTGGTTGCCATGGAAGTGGATGGACCGGCTGATGTGAAGAACGAGCTGCCCACCCCGCCAGCCTCTGACGTGGGCTCCCCCAGCTCTTTCTCACACTGTAGCAGTGACTCAGAGTCTGACAGTCCGATGGGGGAGGACACTAAG CAGCCTAGTGTGGGCATGTTAGACAGATCGGCAGCAGGAGGCAGTGCTGGCGGCATGTTGGACCGTTCCCGCATGGCTTTGTGCACcttcaccttcctcttcctctccctcaaCCCTCTGGCTGCCCTGCTCTGCTCATCCGGCAGCAGCTCAGTTGGAAGCCCCTCAGCCACTGCCACCCATCACGCAGGAAGAAGCGTCCTGGGTGTGGATATCGCAG CGGACTCATGGGGCTGGATGGACTGGATGCTGCCAACTATACTGGTGTGGCTACTGAATGGTATTCTGGTGTCAGGGGTTCTGATCCGACTGTTGGTGTATGGAGAGCCTGTAACCAGACCTCACTCTGGATCCTCTGTCTTGTTCTGGAGGCACCGCAAGCAGGCTGACCTGGACCTAGCTAGA GGAGATTTTGCCCAGGCCAGTCAGAACCTGTGGACCTGTCTGAAGGCTCTAGGTCGTCCTTTACCTATCTCTCAGTTGGACCTAGCCTGTTCTGCGCTCTGGTCCCTGCTAAGATTCTGCCTCCAGCGCCTTTGGGTGGGCCGCTGGCTGGCTGCCAGGGCTGGGGGGCTGCGATCTGACCGCCCCCTGAAGGAGGACGCCTGCAAAAGCAGCCGTGACGCCTCCCTTGTTTACCACCGCCTGCACCAGCTTCACATGACAG GTAAGCTGAATGGTAGCCATCTGTCAGCAGTGCACATGGCTCTAAGTGCGGTAAACCTGGCAGAGTGTGCTGGCTCCTGTCTGCCTGTAGCCAGTCTGGCTGAGGTCTACGTCTCTGCAGCTCTACGGGTCAAAGCCAGCATGCCAAGGATCCTGCATTTTACCTCT CGTGTGTTCCTGAGCAGTGCCCGTCAGGCGTGCCTGTCGTCCAGTGGCAGTGTGCCTCCAGCTATGCAGTGGCTGTGTCACCCGCTAGGTCACCGCTTCTTTGTGGATGGGGATTGGGCTATTCGCAGCACTCCCAAAGAAAGCATCTACAGCCAAGCTGGCAATACTG TGGATCCTCTGGCCCAGGTGACTCAGGCATTCAGGGAACACCTCCTGGAGAAAGCTCTTTACTGTGTGGCCCAGCCTCATGGAGAGAAAAGCCCCAGTCAGGGAGAGGG GGAGTATGCTGATGCCCTGGAGTACCTCCAGCTGTTGATTAGTGCGTCAGATGCAGCTGGTGCCACCTCCCAGTCCTTTGCTATTGGCTCCAACATGGCCACTGTAACTG GCTGTGACCCCCACTCAAAGTGGTGGTCCTCAGTTACCGTGGTGATCATCAACTGGCTCCAGGGAGATGATGCCGCGGCAGAGAGACTGTATCCGACTGTTGAGCACCTACCCCGCAGTCTGCAGAACGCAGA GAGTCTTCTGCCCAAGGCGTGTCTGAACACATTCAGGGCGGTGCGGGCTCTGCTGTCCAAGCCTGAAAACTGCCAGCTGAGTCTGAGCTACAGTGACAAGGCCAGTGCCCTGCTTCGAGACAGCCTCAACCTAGGACCACACTGTCACAGCTCCAGTTTAGACAAG GTTGTCCAGTTGCTCTTGTGCGATCTCTTGTTGGTGATGAGGACCAACGTGTGgcgcctgcagcagcagggggccgGTCCTGCCGGGTCAGGGTTGGTGAGTAGCAGCGGCCCCCTGGGGGTCCACCAGGCCTCCCCGCCGGAGCTCCAAGGCTTTCAGCAGGATCTCAGCTCCCTACGCAAGCTGGCACACAGCTTCAGGCCTGCAATGCGAAGA TTGTTTCTTCATGAAGCCACTGCCAGGCTGATGGCAGGGGCCAGTCCCACCCGCACACATCAGCTCCTGGATCGCTCGCTGCGACGCAGGGCAACGCCCGGAGCCAAGACAg agGAGTGTGAGACGCGGCCAGGCCAGCGGGAGCAGGCAGAGGCTGTGATGCTGGCGTGCCGCtaccttcctccctcctttctgTCAGCCCCCGGCCAAAGGGTGGGCATGCTGGCGGATGCAGCCCGCACCTTGGAGAAGCTGGGAGACAAGAGGACCCTCCACGATTGCCAGCAAATGATCATCAAGCTGGGCAGCGGCACCACCGTAACCAACAGCTAG
- the srebf1 gene encoding sterol regulatory element-binding protein 1 isoform X4: MNGLSFDDPSLDNLDPTLSLNDPSDIDTALLNDIDDMLQLISNQDMEFGGLFDNPPYTVPPPTQELPGLTQSITSPAPPTTTTTPPPSSSSSILSSSPHLDALLGPPITRSSSTPDKAFQPPTFQQSPLAQVPNSTQRQQQQPASPQQAQSLKQPQVEQPQPILSPSSPAQAASPHGSPATNPVFSSMPQALFTSPAPQTPTPPQPQLQLQTQLQPQSQSQPVQTNYSNHISYTTASVSQPTAILSSSPPNVQPVTIQAHLPGLTTTSPLLATSASPPVQTIAPHIQQVPVLLQPQFIKAESLLLTTLKHDPCMVTTMASSLATTTPVQSTSLQAFMGGGTILTTVPVMVDTDKLPINRIAISGKPVGLPHKGEKRTAHNAIEKRYRSSINDKILELKDLVAGTEAKLNKSAVLKKAIDYIRYLQQTNQKLKQENMAFKMAAQKNKSLKDLVAMEVDGPADVKNELPTPPASDVGSPSSFSHCSSDSESDSPMGEDTKPSVGMLDRSAAGGSAGGMLDRSRMALCTFTFLFLSLNPLAALLCSSGSSSVGSPSATATHHAGRSVLGVDIAADSWGWMDWMLPTILVWLLNGILVSGVLIRLLVYGEPVTRPHSGSSVLFWRHRKQADLDLARGDFAQASQNLWTCLKALGRPLPISQLDLACSALWSLLRFCLQRLWVGRWLAARAGGLRSDRPLKEDACKSSRDASLVYHRLHQLHMTGKLNGSHLSAVHMALSAVNLAECAGSCLPVASLAEVYVSAALRVKASMPRILHFTSRVFLSSARQACLSSSGSVPPAMQWLCHPLGHRFFVDGDWAIRSTPKESIYSQAGNTVDPLAQVTQAFREHLLEKALYCVAQPHGEKSPSQGEGEYADALEYLQLLISASDAAGATSQSFAIGSNMATVTGCDPHSKWWSSVTVVIINWLQGDDAAAERLYPTVEHLPRSLQNAESLLPKACLNTFRAVRALLSKPENCQLSLSYSDKASALLRDSLNLGPHCHSSSLDKVVQLLLCDLLLVMRTNVWRLQQQGAGPAGSGLVSSSGPLGVHQASPPELQGFQQDLSSLRKLAHSFRPAMRRLFLHEATARLMAGASPTRTHQLLDRSLRRRATPGAKTEECETRPGQREQAEAVMLACRYLPPSFLSAPGQRVGMLADAARTLEKLGDKRTLHDCQQMIIKLGSGTTVTNS; encoded by the exons ATGAACGGCCTGTCTTTTGACGATCCTTCGTTGGATAATCTGGATCCAACACTGTCGCTTAATGACCCCAGCGATATTGACACGGCCCTCTTAAACGACATTGATG aCATGCTACAGCTCATCAGCAACCAGGACATGGAGTTTGGAGGACTGTTTGATAACCCTCCATACACAGTGCCTCCTCCCACCCAAGAGCTTCCTGGTTTGACCCAGTCCATCACCTCACCTGCCCCTCCAACCACCACTACCACACCTCCACCTTCATCTTCCTCTTCCATCCTAAGCAGTAGCCCCCACCTGGATGCACTCCTGGGCCCTCCCATCACCCGTAGTTCCTCCACGCCAGACAAGGCCTTCCAGCCTCCCACCTTCCAGCAGTCCCCCCTGGCCCAGGTGCCCAACTCCAcacagaggcagcagcagcagccagccTCCCCACAGCAGGCTCAGAGCCTCAAACAGCCCCAGGTGGAGCAGCCCCAACCCATTCTCAGCCCGTCCTCCCCCGCCCAGGCAGCTTCACCTCATGGCTCACCAGCAACGAACCCAGTTTTTAGCTCCATGCCCCAGGCCCTCTTCACCTCGCCTGCACCTCAGACTCCGACTCCTCCTCAGCCccagctgcagctgcagacaCAACTTCAGCCCCAGTCTCAGTCACAACCGGTCCAGACCAACTACAGCAACCATATCAGCTACACAA CTGCCAGTGTGAGCCAACCCACAGCCATCTTGTCATCATCACCTCCAAATGTTCAGCCAGTGACCATCCAGGCTCATCTCCCAGGGCTGACCACCACTTCTCCTCTCCTGGCCACGTCAGCGAGCCCGCCAGTTCAAACCATTGCACCCCACATACAGCAAGTACCT GTGTTGCTTCAACCCCAGTTCATCAAGGCTGAGTCTCTGCTGCTGACCACTCTGAAGCACGACCCCTGCATGGTCACTACTATGGCCTCATCCCTGGCCACCACCACCCCAGTACAGAGCACTTCATTGCAG GCCTTTATGGGTGGTGGCACCATCCTGACCACAGTGCCTGTCATGGTGGACACTGACAAGCTGCCTATCAACCGCATCGCCATCAGCGGTAAGCCGGTGGGCCTGCCACACAAGGGAGAGAAGCGCACAGCCCACAACGCCATCGAAAAGCGCTACCGCTCCTCAATTAATGACAAAATCCTCGAGCTCAAAGATCTGGTGGCTGGTACTGAGGCCAAG CTCAACAAGTCTGCAGTGCTGAAGAAAGCCATCGACTACATCCGTTACCTTCAGCAGACCAACCAGAAACTCAAACAGGAGAACATGGCTTTTAAAATGGCAGCCCAGAAAAACA AGTCTCTCAAGGACCTGGTTGCCATGGAAGTGGATGGACCGGCTGATGTGAAGAACGAGCTGCCCACCCCGCCAGCCTCTGACGTGGGCTCCCCCAGCTCTTTCTCACACTGTAGCAGTGACTCAGAGTCTGACAGTCCGATGGGGGAGGACACTAAG CCTAGTGTGGGCATGTTAGACAGATCGGCAGCAGGAGGCAGTGCTGGCGGCATGTTGGACCGTTCCCGCATGGCTTTGTGCACcttcaccttcctcttcctctccctcaaCCCTCTGGCTGCCCTGCTCTGCTCATCCGGCAGCAGCTCAGTTGGAAGCCCCTCAGCCACTGCCACCCATCACGCAGGAAGAAGCGTCCTGGGTGTGGATATCGCAG CGGACTCATGGGGCTGGATGGACTGGATGCTGCCAACTATACTGGTGTGGCTACTGAATGGTATTCTGGTGTCAGGGGTTCTGATCCGACTGTTGGTGTATGGAGAGCCTGTAACCAGACCTCACTCTGGATCCTCTGTCTTGTTCTGGAGGCACCGCAAGCAGGCTGACCTGGACCTAGCTAGA GGAGATTTTGCCCAGGCCAGTCAGAACCTGTGGACCTGTCTGAAGGCTCTAGGTCGTCCTTTACCTATCTCTCAGTTGGACCTAGCCTGTTCTGCGCTCTGGTCCCTGCTAAGATTCTGCCTCCAGCGCCTTTGGGTGGGCCGCTGGCTGGCTGCCAGGGCTGGGGGGCTGCGATCTGACCGCCCCCTGAAGGAGGACGCCTGCAAAAGCAGCCGTGACGCCTCCCTTGTTTACCACCGCCTGCACCAGCTTCACATGACAG GTAAGCTGAATGGTAGCCATCTGTCAGCAGTGCACATGGCTCTAAGTGCGGTAAACCTGGCAGAGTGTGCTGGCTCCTGTCTGCCTGTAGCCAGTCTGGCTGAGGTCTACGTCTCTGCAGCTCTACGGGTCAAAGCCAGCATGCCAAGGATCCTGCATTTTACCTCT CGTGTGTTCCTGAGCAGTGCCCGTCAGGCGTGCCTGTCGTCCAGTGGCAGTGTGCCTCCAGCTATGCAGTGGCTGTGTCACCCGCTAGGTCACCGCTTCTTTGTGGATGGGGATTGGGCTATTCGCAGCACTCCCAAAGAAAGCATCTACAGCCAAGCTGGCAATACTG TGGATCCTCTGGCCCAGGTGACTCAGGCATTCAGGGAACACCTCCTGGAGAAAGCTCTTTACTGTGTGGCCCAGCCTCATGGAGAGAAAAGCCCCAGTCAGGGAGAGGG GGAGTATGCTGATGCCCTGGAGTACCTCCAGCTGTTGATTAGTGCGTCAGATGCAGCTGGTGCCACCTCCCAGTCCTTTGCTATTGGCTCCAACATGGCCACTGTAACTG GCTGTGACCCCCACTCAAAGTGGTGGTCCTCAGTTACCGTGGTGATCATCAACTGGCTCCAGGGAGATGATGCCGCGGCAGAGAGACTGTATCCGACTGTTGAGCACCTACCCCGCAGTCTGCAGAACGCAGA GAGTCTTCTGCCCAAGGCGTGTCTGAACACATTCAGGGCGGTGCGGGCTCTGCTGTCCAAGCCTGAAAACTGCCAGCTGAGTCTGAGCTACAGTGACAAGGCCAGTGCCCTGCTTCGAGACAGCCTCAACCTAGGACCACACTGTCACAGCTCCAGTTTAGACAAG GTTGTCCAGTTGCTCTTGTGCGATCTCTTGTTGGTGATGAGGACCAACGTGTGgcgcctgcagcagcagggggccgGTCCTGCCGGGTCAGGGTTGGTGAGTAGCAGCGGCCCCCTGGGGGTCCACCAGGCCTCCCCGCCGGAGCTCCAAGGCTTTCAGCAGGATCTCAGCTCCCTACGCAAGCTGGCACACAGCTTCAGGCCTGCAATGCGAAGA TTGTTTCTTCATGAAGCCACTGCCAGGCTGATGGCAGGGGCCAGTCCCACCCGCACACATCAGCTCCTGGATCGCTCGCTGCGACGCAGGGCAACGCCCGGAGCCAAGACAg agGAGTGTGAGACGCGGCCAGGCCAGCGGGAGCAGGCAGAGGCTGTGATGCTGGCGTGCCGCtaccttcctccctcctttctgTCAGCCCCCGGCCAAAGGGTGGGCATGCTGGCGGATGCAGCCCGCACCTTGGAGAAGCTGGGAGACAAGAGGACCCTCCACGATTGCCAGCAAATGATCATCAAGCTGGGCAGCGGCACCACCGTAACCAACAGCTAG